A single region of the Pseudomonas sp. VD-NE ins genome encodes:
- a CDS encoding PilZ domain-containing protein — MFTDRRIERHQLPYFLRVFNSVTDKPIGFLGNVSADGLMLISQLPMMIGVDFQLRLKIPASDGCQQVIDFTACCVWCHEDVTPLHYDAGFIVQRPPPEFGQLVQALQQYFSFQPMPASA; from the coding sequence ATGTTTACCGACCGCCGGATCGAACGGCACCAATTGCCGTACTTCCTCAGAGTGTTCAACAGTGTCACTGACAAGCCCATTGGCTTTCTCGGCAACGTCTCCGCAGACGGGCTGATGCTGATCAGCCAGTTGCCGATGATGATCGGGGTGGACTTCCAGTTACGCCTGAAAATCCCCGCCAGCGATGGCTGCCAACAAGTCATCGATTTCACTGCGTGTTGCGTGTGGTGCCACGAAGACGTCACGCCGCTGCATTACGACGCCGGCTTCATCGTGCAGCGCCCGCCGCCTGAATTCGGGCAACTGGTGCAGGCATTGCAGCAGTACTTCAGTTTTCAGCCGATGCCGGCTTCGGCCTGA
- a CDS encoding tetratricopeptide repeat protein → MRFLPIAALALSVLAVTGCTRWSMNHHLNNAYSAYDRGNCEQVMLELSKVERASRARPYVWPEVSMMRGQCLERQKMFVDAAQTYQFIIASYPNSEYAYRARARLETLQSLGHYPTRSAAAVVRPTRF, encoded by the coding sequence ATGCGATTCTTACCCATTGCCGCCCTTGCCCTCAGCGTCCTCGCCGTGACGGGCTGCACCCGTTGGTCGATGAACCACCATTTGAACAACGCCTACAGCGCCTATGACCGTGGCAATTGCGAGCAGGTCATGCTGGAGCTGTCCAAGGTCGAACGCGCCAGCCGCGCCCGCCCGTACGTATGGCCGGAAGTGTCGATGATGCGCGGCCAGTGCCTGGAACGGCAGAAAATGTTCGTCGATGCGGCGCAGACTTACCAGTTCATCATCGCTTCCTACCCGAACAGCGAATACGCCTACCGCGCTCGCGCGCGTCTGGAAACCTTGCAGAGCCTGGGCCATTACCCGACGCGCAGCGCCGCTGCCGTGGTGCGCCCGACCCGTTTCTGA
- the pyk gene encoding pyruvate kinase, which yields MSVRRTKIVATLGPASNSPEVLEQLILAGLDVARLNFSHGTPDEHKARAKLVRDLAAKHGRFVALLGDLQGPKIRIAKFANKKIELKIGDQFTFSTSHPLTEGNQQVVGIDYPDLVKDCGVGDELLLDDGRVVMRVDTATATELHCTVTIGGPLSDHKGINRRGGGLTAPALTEKDKADIKLAAEMEVDYLAVSFPRDAADMEYARQLRDEAGGTAWLVAKIERAEAVADDETLDGLIKASDAVMVARGDLGVEIGDAELVGIQKKIILHARRHNKAVIVATQMMESMIQNPMPTRAEVSDVANAVLDYTDAVMLSAESAAGLYPLEAVQAMARICVGAEKHPTGKTSSHRIGKEFTRCDESIALATMYTANHFPGVKAIIALTESGYTPLIMSRIRSSVPIYAFSPHRETQARAAMFRGVYTVPFDPASLEPHEVSQKAIDELVKRGVVEKGDWVILTKGDSYHTTGGTNGMKILHVGDPQV from the coding sequence ATGTCCGTCCGTCGTACCAAAATCGTCGCTACCCTTGGCCCGGCCAGTAACTCGCCGGAAGTTCTCGAACAGCTGATTCTGGCTGGTCTGGACGTTGCCCGTCTGAACTTCTCCCACGGCACCCCCGACGAGCACAAGGCTCGCGCGAAGCTGGTGCGTGACCTCGCTGCCAAGCACGGTCGCTTCGTCGCCCTGCTGGGTGACCTGCAAGGCCCGAAAATCCGTATCGCCAAATTCGCCAACAAGAAGATCGAGCTGAAGATCGGTGACCAGTTCACCTTCTCCACCAGCCATCCGTTGACCGAAGGCAACCAGCAAGTGGTCGGCATCGACTACCCGGATCTGGTCAAGGACTGCGGCGTGGGTGACGAGCTGCTGCTCGACGACGGCCGTGTGGTGATGCGCGTTGATACCGCCACCGCAACAGAATTGCATTGCACCGTGACCATCGGCGGCCCGCTGTCCGACCACAAAGGCATCAACCGTCGCGGTGGCGGCCTGACCGCACCGGCCCTGACTGAAAAAGACAAGGCCGACATCAAGCTCGCTGCGGAAATGGAAGTCGACTACCTCGCGGTGTCCTTCCCGCGTGACGCTGCCGACATGGAATACGCCCGTCAACTGCGCGACGAAGCCGGCGGTACTGCCTGGCTGGTGGCGAAGATCGAACGTGCTGAAGCCGTAGCGGATGACGAAACCCTCGACGGCCTGATCAAGGCTTCCGACGCGGTGATGGTTGCCCGTGGTGACCTCGGTGTGGAAATCGGCGACGCCGAGCTGGTAGGCATTCAGAAGAAAATCATTCTGCACGCACGCCGCCACAACAAGGCGGTGATCGTCGCGACCCAGATGATGGAGTCGATGATCCAGAACCCGATGCCAACCCGCGCCGAAGTGTCCGACGTGGCCAACGCCGTGCTCGACTACACCGACGCCGTGATGCTGTCTGCTGAATCCGCAGCGGGTCTGTACCCGCTGGAAGCTGTTCAGGCCATGGCGCGCATCTGCGTCGGCGCTGAAAAACACCCCACCGGTAAAACCTCCAGCCACCGTATCGGCAAGGAATTCACCCGCTGCGACGAAAGCATCGCACTGGCGACCATGTACACCGCCAACCACTTCCCGGGCGTCAAAGCGATCATCGCCCTGACCGAAAGTGGCTACACCCCGCTGATCATGTCGCGTATCCGTTCTTCGGTGCCGATCTATGCATTCTCGCCGCACCGTGAAACCCAGGCGCGTGCCGCCATGTTCCGTGGCGTGTACACCGTACCGTTCGACCCGGCTTCGCTGGAACCGCACGAAGTCAGCCAGAAGGCGATCGACGAGCTGGTCAAGCGCGGCGTTGTGGAAAAAGGCGACTGGGTCATCCTGACCAAGGGCGACAGCTACCACACCACCGGCGGCACCAACGGCATGAAGATCCTGCACGTGGGCGACCCGCAGGTCTGA
- a CDS encoding enoyl-CoA hydratase-related protein, giving the protein MTDAILLERERGLLTLRLNRPDKRNALTRAMYSRLAEALKQADNDSEINAVLITGSAECFTAGNDIADFILQPPSDLDSPVFHFMLNLLECRKPVIAAVAGAAVGIGTTLLLHCDLVYVARDARLRMPFVNLGLCPEFGSSLILPRLLGQAKAAELLLLGEGFSGEQAAQWGIASEALGSGAAALSKAREMALRFDELPAEAVRISKQLMRAPDRELIRKVIEEEGALFTQRLRSPEALAALTGFIKRH; this is encoded by the coding sequence ATGACCGATGCCATCCTGCTGGAACGCGAACGCGGTTTACTGACCCTGCGCCTCAACCGCCCGGACAAGAGAAACGCCCTGACCCGCGCGATGTACAGCCGCCTCGCCGAGGCGTTGAAACAGGCTGACAACGACTCTGAAATCAACGCCGTGCTGATCACCGGCAGCGCCGAGTGCTTCACCGCCGGCAACGACATCGCCGACTTCATCCTGCAACCGCCGAGCGACCTCGACAGCCCGGTGTTTCATTTCATGCTCAATCTGCTCGAATGCCGCAAACCGGTGATTGCCGCTGTGGCGGGCGCAGCGGTGGGCATCGGTACGACGTTGTTGCTGCACTGCGATCTGGTCTACGTGGCCCGCGATGCGCGGTTGCGCATGCCTTTCGTCAATCTCGGGTTATGTCCGGAGTTTGGTTCCAGCCTGATCCTTCCACGTCTGCTTGGGCAGGCCAAAGCGGCGGAGCTGCTGCTGTTGGGCGAGGGATTTAGCGGTGAGCAGGCTGCGCAGTGGGGGATTGCGAGCGAAGCATTGGGTAGCGGCGCGGCGGCGCTCAGCAAGGCGCGGGAAATGGCGCTGCGTTTCGACGAGCTGCCGGCCGAAGCGGTGCGCATCAGCAAGCAATTGATGCGAGCGCCGGATCGCGAGTTGATCCGTAAGGTGATCGAGGAGGAGGGCGCGTTGTTCACCCAGCGGTTGCGTTCGCCGGAAGCCTTGGCGGCGTTGACCGGGTTTATCAAACGGCATTGA
- a CDS encoding iron-sulfur-binding ferredoxin reductase: MPELRVGERQWSVAAGSNLLDALNQNGVAVPYSCRAGSCHACLVQCVQGLPADNRPDALSAEQRHEGWRLACQCQVVEDLQVHTFDPLTDGRPAVVEALDWLSDSVLRLRLTPQRPLRYSAGQHLVLWINHIARPYSLASLPEEDRFLEFHLDCRQPGEFSDAARRLQIGDSIRLGELRGGALHYDPDWHSRPLWLLAAGTGLGPLFGVLREALRQDHQGAIRVIHLAHDADQHYLAKPLAALAAQRENLSVELWTAAESAAALAQLRLVSRQTLALVCGSTASVDAFARRLYLAGLPRNQLLADVFLSRG, from the coding sequence ATGCCTGAACTTCGCGTGGGTGAACGACAATGGTCAGTGGCGGCGGGCAGCAATCTGCTCGATGCCCTCAATCAGAACGGCGTCGCTGTGCCCTACAGCTGCCGCGCCGGTAGCTGTCATGCCTGTCTGGTGCAATGCGTGCAAGGCCTGCCCGCCGACAATCGGCCGGACGCCTTGAGCGCCGAACAGCGTCACGAAGGCTGGCGTCTGGCGTGCCAGTGTCAGGTTGTCGAAGACTTGCAGGTGCACACCTTCGATCCGCTTACCGACGGTCGTCCGGCGGTGGTCGAAGCGCTGGACTGGCTCAGCGACAGCGTTCTGCGTTTGCGTCTGACCCCGCAGCGGCCCTTGCGCTACAGCGCCGGGCAACATCTGGTGCTGTGGATCAATCACATCGCCCGGCCCTATTCGCTGGCAAGCCTGCCGGAAGAAGACCGTTTTCTCGAATTCCACCTCGATTGCCGACAGCCCGGTGAGTTCAGTGATGCCGCGCGGCGCTTGCAGATCGGCGATTCGATCCGCCTCGGCGAACTGCGTGGCGGCGCCTTGCATTACGACCCCGACTGGCACAGCCGTCCGCTATGGCTGCTGGCCGCCGGCACGGGTTTAGGCCCGTTGTTCGGCGTGTTGCGTGAAGCCCTGCGCCAGGATCACCAAGGCGCAATCCGCGTCATTCACCTGGCCCATGATGCTGATCAACACTATCTGGCCAAACCCCTGGCGGCACTGGCTGCGCAGCGGGAAAACCTCAGCGTCGAGTTGTGGACGGCGGCCGAGTCAGCCGCCGCTTTGGCGCAACTGCGCCTTGTTTCCCGGCAAACCCTGGCCTTAGTCTGCGGCTCGACGGCCAGTGTCGACGCCTTCGCCCGGCGTCTGTACCTGGCCGGACTGCCGCGCAACCAACTGCTGGCCGACGTATTTTTGAGCCGTGGTTGA
- a CDS encoding GGDEF domain-containing protein — protein sequence MTHNAIQRLLLKRFALAAATYGLALLLLWLAFFTGHYAQSLSSVAIGSALVVLSQSVLFALFWSGRNMRFADPSLTEAQVLVGLGWQTWLIAHLDEARGAFLVFYVLILLFGLFHLSRRAFIRCALLVFFSFCAITLWDGYHFRLREPALAALQVCILAMVLAWLVLYARFVQVSRQRQRQRRFALQAHQDTLRGMMRQLEDLVATDELTGLFNRRHFLRLASRELNAMDDGVVHGLALIDLDHFKRINDLHGHAAGDQVLQAFAGVAQACLRDGDVLARYGGEEFVVLLPDCDAERLTACCERLRIAFTDVELVGLNVRNLSLSAGMTLLALGDDLDDALQRADQALYRAKRDGRNRCAAAWESVDA from the coding sequence TTGACCCATAACGCCATTCAACGTCTTTTGCTCAAACGCTTTGCCCTCGCTGCGGCCACCTATGGATTGGCTTTGCTGCTGCTGTGGCTGGCGTTTTTCACCGGTCATTACGCCCAGTCCCTGAGCTCCGTGGCCATCGGCAGTGCGCTGGTGGTGCTCAGCCAGTCGGTGCTGTTCGCGCTGTTCTGGAGCGGGCGCAACATGCGCTTTGCCGATCCCAGCCTGACCGAAGCGCAGGTGTTGGTCGGTCTCGGCTGGCAGACCTGGCTGATCGCCCATCTGGATGAAGCCCGTGGCGCCTTTCTGGTGTTCTACGTGCTGATCCTGCTGTTCGGCCTGTTCCATCTCAGTCGACGGGCGTTCATCCGCTGCGCACTGCTGGTGTTCTTCAGTTTCTGTGCAATTACGCTGTGGGACGGCTACCACTTCCGCTTGCGCGAACCGGCGCTTGCCGCCCTGCAGGTGTGCATTCTGGCAATGGTGCTGGCGTGGCTGGTGCTGTACGCGCGCTTCGTCCAGGTTTCGCGCCAACGCCAGCGCCAGCGCCGGTTTGCCTTGCAGGCGCATCAGGACACTCTGCGCGGAATGATGCGTCAGCTGGAGGATCTGGTCGCTACCGATGAATTGACCGGGCTGTTCAATCGTCGGCACTTTTTGCGTCTGGCCTCACGAGAGCTGAATGCAATGGACGATGGCGTCGTGCACGGTCTGGCATTGATCGACCTCGACCATTTCAAACGCATCAACGACCTGCACGGCCATGCCGCCGGCGATCAGGTGTTGCAGGCTTTCGCCGGCGTTGCTCAAGCCTGTCTGCGCGACGGCGATGTGCTGGCGCGTTATGGTGGTGAGGAATTCGTCGTGCTGTTGCCCGATTGCGACGCCGAACGGCTGACCGCTTGCTGCGAGCGTCTGCGTATTGCCTTCACTGATGTTGAACTGGTGGGCCTGAATGTGCGCAACCTCAGCCTGTCGGCCGGCATGACCTTATTGGCGTTGGGCGATGATCTGGACGACGCCCTGCAGCGCGCCGACCAGGCGTTGTATCGGGCCAAGCGAGACGGGCGCAATCGTTGTGCGGCCGCGTGGGAGAGCGTCGATGCCTGA